The proteins below come from a single Lactobacillus johnsonii genomic window:
- a CDS encoding 3'-5' exonuclease: MNFTAMDFETANSHPESACSLALVMVRNNEIVDRFYTVINPQMPFDGRNIRIHGITAEDVKNAPTMAEVWPKIRKLYQPGMLVAAHNARFDCRVMEKSLARYNIPAPHYFAIDTLATSKAFEPDLPNHKLDTVSDALNINLWHHHNALSDSEACAGILIEENKRVGDDPIKKMVKPI, translated from the coding sequence ATGAACTTTACTGCAATGGATTTTGAAACGGCAAATAGTCATCCTGAAAGTGCCTGTTCTCTTGCTTTAGTTATGGTTAGAAATAATGAAATTGTCGATCGTTTTTATACAGTTATCAATCCGCAAATGCCTTTTGATGGACGAAATATAAGAATTCATGGCATTACAGCTGAAGATGTAAAAAATGCACCAACAATGGCTGAAGTTTGGCCAAAAATTAGAAAATTATATCAACCAGGAATGTTAGTAGCTGCCCATAACGCTCGCTTTGATTGCCGCGTAATGGAGAAATCACTGGCTCGCTATAATATTCCAGCCCCCCATTACTTTGCAATTGATACTTTAGCAACTAGTAAGGCGTTCGAACCCGATCTTCCTAACCACAAGCTAGATACAGTGTCAGACGCTTTAAATATTAACCTATGGCATCACCACAACGCTTTAAGTGATAGTGAAGCTTGTGCAGGTATTTTAATTGAGGAAAATAAACGTGTTGGAGATGATCCAATCAAAAAAATGGTTAAGCCTATCTAA
- a CDS encoding ABC transporter permease: MKKSKLFFLIPYILWLSLFVIAPIILITINAFKGDDGFTLKNFQQFFVNGTFLRMTLNSFWYAFLITLITLLISYPIAYILSQMKNQQFWLLLIILPTWINLLLKAYAFIGIFSKHGLLNNFLRLFGIAPANILFTDFAFIFVAAYIEIPFMILPIYNAICDINPAVIQAAYDLGASKWQTFIKVLWPLSKSGVESGIQAVFIPSLSLFMLTRLIGGNRVITLGTAIEEYFMTTMNWSMGSTIGVVLIVLMVIVMLFTSSDHHHKKEIKL; encoded by the coding sequence ATGAAAAAAAGTAAATTGTTTTTTCTCATTCCTTATATTCTATGGCTTAGCTTATTTGTTATCGCTCCGATTATTTTGATTACAATTAATGCATTTAAAGGGGATGATGGCTTTACCTTAAAGAATTTTCAGCAATTTTTTGTTAATGGTACTTTTTTAAGAATGACTCTAAATTCATTTTGGTATGCATTCTTAATTACCTTAATTACGCTGCTAATTTCTTATCCAATTGCCTATATTTTAAGCCAAATGAAAAACCAACAATTTTGGCTGTTATTGATTATTTTGCCTACTTGGATTAACTTGCTTTTGAAAGCTTACGCATTTATTGGCATTTTTAGTAAGCATGGACTATTGAATAATTTTCTACGCCTTTTTGGAATAGCACCTGCAAATATTTTGTTTACTGATTTTGCCTTTATTTTTGTTGCAGCTTATATCGAAATTCCATTTATGATTTTGCCAATTTATAATGCAATTTGTGATATTAATCCTGCTGTAATTCAAGCAGCTTATGATTTAGGCGCAAGTAAATGGCAAACATTTATTAAGGTTTTATGGCCACTTTCAAAATCTGGAGTTGAGTCAGGAATTCAAGCAGTATTCATACCTTCACTTTCTTTATTTATGCTAACTAGGTTAATTGGAGGAAATCGAGTAATTACCCTTGGTACTGCGATTGAAGAATACTTTATGACGACTATGAATTGGTCAATGGGTTCGACAATTGGTGTGGTATTAATAGTGTTAATGGTGATTGTTATGCTCTTTACCTCATCAGATCATCATCATAAAAAGGAGATCAAACTATGA
- the murB gene encoding UDP-N-acetylmuramate dehydrogenase, with product MQLMDLKKQGIDIQENIPLSRFTFTKTGGPAQYLAFPKNLNELELLVDTVKENKIPLTVIGNASNLIIRDGGISGLVLILTKMDTIVANKDEATVTADAGARIIDTSEAACEAGLSGLEFAAGIPGSVGGAVFMNAGAYGGETEFVIKSVRVLTRAGEFKTYTHDEMEFGYRHSVVQETGDIVVSATFGLEPGDKWAIKAKMEYFNGLRRAKQPLEYPSCGSVFKRPAGHFVGPMIIKAGLQGKRIGGAEDSMKHAGFIVNVGGATATDYLDLIHLIQKTIKKDFGIDLQTEVRIIGKEKD from the coding sequence ATGCAACTAATGGATTTAAAAAAACAGGGGATCGATATTCAAGAAAATATTCCATTGAGCCGTTTTACGTTTACTAAGACGGGAGGACCTGCGCAGTATCTTGCTTTTCCTAAAAATTTAAATGAGCTAGAACTATTGGTAGATACAGTTAAAGAGAATAAGATTCCCTTAACTGTTATTGGAAATGCTTCTAACTTGATCATTAGAGATGGTGGTATTTCTGGTTTAGTTTTGATTTTGACAAAAATGGACACAATTGTTGCAAATAAAGATGAGGCAACTGTTACAGCGGATGCTGGGGCAAGAATTATTGATACATCTGAAGCAGCATGTGAAGCTGGTCTAAGCGGTCTAGAATTTGCGGCTGGTATTCCTGGTAGTGTAGGAGGAGCAGTCTTTATGAATGCGGGCGCCTATGGCGGTGAAACAGAATTTGTTATTAAGTCTGTTCGTGTCTTAACTCGTGCTGGTGAATTTAAGACTTACACACATGATGAAATGGAATTCGGCTATCGCCACTCCGTGGTTCAAGAAACTGGAGATATTGTTGTGAGTGCTACTTTTGGTCTTGAGCCAGGAGATAAGTGGGCTATCAAAGCAAAGATGGAATATTTTAATGGTTTACGCAGAGCAAAACAACCACTAGAATATCCTTCTTGTGGAAGTGTTTTTAAACGTCCAGCAGGACATTTCGTAGGACCAATGATTATTAAAGCAGGTCTGCAAGGTAAAAGAATCGGTGGAGCAGAAGATTCAATGAAGCATGCTGGCTTTATCGTTAATGTTGGCGGTGCTACAGCTACTGATTATTTAGATTTAATTCATTTAATTCAAAAAACAATAAAAAAAGACTTTGGTATTGATTTACAAACTGAAGTAAGAATTATTGGAAAAGAAAAAGATTAG
- the tsaE gene encoding tRNA (adenosine(37)-N6)-threonylcarbamoyltransferase complex ATPase subunit type 1 TsaE has protein sequence MNSLEINSDEQMQKLGKAIGKSSKGHDLLLLSGDLGAGKTTLTKGIARALGIKRPVKSPTFTIVREYREGKRPFFHMDMYRLEDGDLSSIDMPGYLAEDGLVVIEWPQFIIEDLPNDYLELSIKRVDDSWDSTKRIVEFKAVGERNKLWLSEIKKYFE, from the coding sequence ATGAACTCATTAGAAATAAATTCTGATGAACAGATGCAAAAGTTAGGTAAGGCAATTGGTAAAAGTAGTAAGGGTCATGATTTATTGCTCTTATCTGGTGATTTGGGTGCCGGAAAAACTACATTAACTAAAGGAATTGCAAGAGCTTTGGGAATTAAACGACCTGTTAAAAGTCCCACTTTTACAATTGTTAGAGAATATCGGGAAGGTAAGAGACCATTTTTCCACATGGATATGTACCGGCTAGAAGATGGAGACTTATCAAGTATTGATATGCCTGGATATCTAGCTGAAGATGGGTTGGTCGTAATCGAATGGCCACAATTTATTATTGAAGACTTACCTAACGATTATCTTGAATTATCGATTAAGCGTGTAGATGATTCATGGGATTCTACCAAGCGAATAGTTGAATTTAAAGCTGTCGGAGAAAGAAACAAGCTTTGGTTGTCAGAAATAAAAAAATATTTTGAATAA
- a CDS encoding CdaR family protein yields MKKFFDKPWFYRIIALILAILLAVYVASNQQGYVTQGRREETLKTATKTQVIKVPLQVSVNTDKYYVTGYPEKVNLTLEGSNALVTSTINTQNFRVYIDLSHLKTGEHTVPIKVNGLSSQLTYNISPSKVRVNIQKRKSRTLPVQIEYNKSAVAHGYNLGTAKSDPEVVNITGAKSEVNQVDRVVARANLPKGIDSTFEREEMLVALDKDGHQLNVVMDPVTAYITIPISLSKKKVKINVTSKNESSTHVYSLTAKEENIEIYGDENTLKKITSLPLKVDLSGINHDITKNVALKLPDGVVKASPSVIPVHIKVTDTTAKKE; encoded by the coding sequence ATGAAAAAGTTTTTTGATAAACCTTGGTTCTATCGAATTATTGCTTTGATTTTGGCTATTTTATTAGCTGTTTATGTAGCATCTAATCAGCAAGGTTATGTTACTCAAGGCCGACGTGAAGAAACCTTAAAAACTGCAACTAAAACCCAGGTAATTAAGGTACCCTTACAAGTTTCAGTTAATACGGATAAGTACTATGTAACGGGATATCCTGAAAAAGTAAATTTAACTTTAGAGGGATCGAATGCTTTAGTTACATCTACTATTAATACTCAAAACTTCCGTGTCTACATTGATTTAAGCCATTTAAAAACAGGAGAGCATACTGTACCAATTAAGGTAAATGGTTTAAGTAGTCAATTAACTTATAATATTAGCCCAAGTAAAGTACGCGTAAATATTCAAAAGAGAAAATCTCGTACTCTTCCTGTACAAATAGAGTATAATAAGAGTGCTGTAGCTCATGGGTATAATCTTGGAACTGCTAAAAGTGATCCAGAAGTAGTTAATATTACTGGAGCTAAAAGCGAAGTTAACCAAGTTGATCGAGTAGTAGCTCGGGCAAATTTACCAAAGGGAATAGACAGCACATTTGAACGTGAAGAAATGCTGGTAGCACTTGATAAAGATGGACATCAGCTTAACGTCGTTATGGATCCAGTAACGGCATATATTACTATCCCAATTAGCTTATCTAAGAAGAAGGTTAAAATAAATGTAACTTCGAAGAATGAATCTTCGACTCATGTTTATTCTTTAACTGCAAAGGAAGAAAATATTGAGATATATGGTGATGAAAATACGCTCAAGAAAATAACGTCTCTTCCTTTAAAGGTTGATTTAAGCGGTATTAACCATGACATTACGAAAAATGTCGCACTTAAATTGCCAGATGGCGTTGTTAAGGCATCACCATCAGTGATACCAGTTCATATAAAAGTAACTGATACTACTGCTAAAAAAGAATAA
- a CDS encoding ABC transporter permease, translating into MKKIKWSRIYFAFVLVLIYLPIFYLIFYSFSSGHNMDHFEKFTLSHYQDLFNDNRLLAIFLETILLALLSSLIATIIGTFGAIAISQTKNKKGRKTLLALNNVLMVSPDVIIGASFLIFFTFLGIGLGFGSVLLSHIAFSIPIVVLMVLPRLKEFDYSLVDAARDLGASTWQVYSKVMIPAITPGILAGFFMALTYSLDDFAVTFFVTGNGFSTLSVEIYSRARQGINLEINALSTVMFIFVMILVLIYYVITNHKTHIGKGRAQ; encoded by the coding sequence ATGAAAAAAATAAAATGGTCCCGAATCTATTTTGCTTTTGTTCTGGTTTTGATATATTTACCCATTTTTTATTTAATATTTTATTCTTTCTCAAGTGGTCATAATATGGATCATTTTGAAAAGTTTACTTTAAGTCATTATCAGGATCTTTTTAATGATAATAGGCTATTAGCCATTTTTCTAGAAACAATTTTACTAGCACTCTTATCTAGTTTAATTGCCACTATAATTGGTACTTTTGGAGCAATTGCAATTAGTCAGACTAAAAATAAAAAAGGACGAAAAACTTTGCTAGCCTTAAATAATGTTTTGATGGTATCACCAGATGTAATTATCGGGGCGAGTTTTTTAATCTTCTTTACTTTTTTAGGGATTGGCTTAGGTTTTGGATCTGTTTTATTAAGCCACATTGCTTTTTCAATTCCAATTGTTGTATTAATGGTTTTGCCCCGCTTAAAAGAATTTGATTATTCTTTAGTAGATGCTGCTCGAGATTTAGGTGCATCCACTTGGCAAGTTTATAGCAAGGTAATGATTCCGGCTATTACACCAGGAATTTTAGCTGGCTTTTTTATGGCTTTGACTTATTCCTTAGATGATTTTGCAGTTACTTTTTTTGTGACAGGAAATGGTTTTTCAACATTGTCAGTAGAAATTTATTCACGTGCGCGCCAAGGAATTAACCTAGAAATCAATGCCTTGAGTACTGTGATGTTTATTTTTGTAATGATTTTAGTACTTATTTATTATGTAATTACTAATCATAAAACCCATATTGGTAAGGGGCGTGCACAATGA
- the pta gene encoding phosphate acetyltransferase: MKVFDSLKKKAEESKKVIVFPEGNDDRIIKAAVRLEKEGIVKPLLLGKPDEVIKTAQSLNVDLGSIEIINPAVYPDFEKMCQDFVELRKGKNTLAEAKKILQDVSYFGTMLVYEGKADGMVSGATHSTANTVRPALQIIKTKKGMSRVSGAMIMERGDEKYIFADCAINIDPDSETLAEIAYQSSKTAEMIGLEPKIAMLSFSTKGSAKGPMVTKVQEATELVHQKYPELICDGELQFDAAIVPRVGEAKAPGSAVAGHANVFIFPELQSGNISYKVAERLGGFSAIGPVLQGLAAPINDLSRGCKTEDVYLLAILTAAQANMEK, translated from the coding sequence ATGAAAGTATTTGACTCACTTAAGAAAAAAGCAGAAGAATCAAAGAAAGTAATTGTTTTTCCGGAAGGAAACGATGACAGAATAATAAAAGCTGCTGTTCGCCTCGAAAAAGAAGGTATTGTTAAACCACTTTTACTGGGAAAGCCTGATGAGGTAATAAAGACTGCTCAAAGCTTGAATGTTGATCTAGGCTCAATTGAAATTATTAATCCGGCAGTTTACCCTGATTTTGAAAAAATGTGTCAAGACTTTGTTGAGTTAAGAAAAGGAAAGAATACTTTAGCAGAAGCAAAGAAAATTCTACAAGATGTTTCTTACTTTGGCACAATGTTAGTATATGAAGGAAAAGCCGATGGGATGGTTTCAGGAGCTACTCACTCTACTGCTAATACTGTGCGTCCAGCTCTTCAAATTATTAAGACTAAAAAAGGTATGAGCCGTGTCTCAGGAGCTATGATCATGGAACGCGGAGATGAAAAGTATATTTTTGCTGATTGTGCTATTAATATTGATCCAGATAGTGAAACTCTAGCTGAAATTGCTTATCAATCAAGTAAAACAGCTGAAATGATTGGTCTTGAGCCTAAAATTGCAATGCTTAGCTTTTCAACTAAGGGATCAGCAAAGGGCCCAATGGTAACTAAGGTGCAAGAAGCGACTGAGTTAGTACACCAAAAATATCCAGAATTAATTTGTGATGGAGAATTACAATTTGACGCTGCAATTGTTCCTCGTGTTGGAGAAGCAAAAGCCCCAGGTTCTGCAGTTGCTGGACACGCAAATGTGTTTATTTTCCCAGAACTACAATCTGGTAATATTTCTTATAAAGTGGCAGAACGTTTAGGTGGATTTAGCGCAATTGGTCCTGTATTGCAAGGTCTTGCTGCTCCAATTAACGATTTGTCACGTGGATGCAAGACGGAAGATGTATATTTATTAGCTATTTTAACTGCTGCTCAAGCTAATATGGAGAAATAA
- a CDS encoding uracil-DNA glycosylase, with amino-acid sequence MKKLIGNDWDEVLAPAFESEKYQELRDFLKEEYQTKQIFPDMYHIFTAFKLTSFADTKVVILGQDPYHNPGQATGMSFSVNPGVPLPPSLKNIYKELYDDVGAVPVNHGYLKKWADQGVLLLNAVLTVPYGNANGHRGKGWELITDTAIKALSDRGKVVFILWGKFAQNKIPLIDEGKNVIIKSPHPSPFSADRGFFGSRPFSRCNDALIKFGESPIDWQLPQEVNPADMA; translated from the coding sequence ATGAAAAAATTAATTGGAAATGATTGGGATGAAGTTTTAGCACCAGCTTTTGAAAGTGAAAAGTATCAAGAATTACGTGATTTTTTAAAGGAAGAATATCAAACGAAACAGATATTTCCCGATATGTATCATATTTTTACTGCTTTTAAATTAACAAGTTTTGCAGATACGAAAGTTGTAATTTTAGGACAAGATCCATATCATAATCCAGGTCAAGCTACTGGGATGAGCTTTAGTGTTAATCCAGGAGTGCCATTGCCTCCATCTTTAAAAAATATTTATAAAGAACTATATGATGATGTGGGTGCAGTTCCAGTAAATCATGGCTACCTTAAAAAATGGGCAGATCAAGGAGTATTACTGTTAAATGCAGTTTTGACTGTACCATATGGAAATGCTAATGGGCACCGAGGTAAAGGATGGGAACTAATTACGGACACAGCCATTAAGGCGCTAAGTGACCGAGGAAAAGTTGTCTTCATTTTGTGGGGAAAATTTGCACAAAATAAAATTCCTTTAATTGATGAGGGAAAGAATGTAATTATCAAATCTCCCCACCCTAGTCCTTTTTCAGCAGATCGTGGCTTTTTCGGCTCACGTCCGTTTTCTAGATGTAATGATGCTTTGATTAAATTTGGTGAAAGTCCAATTGATTGGCAATTACCACAAGAAGTAAACCCAGCAGATATGGCATAG
- a CDS encoding ABC transporter substrate-binding protein: protein MKKLLIGIVTILLVCFGLEAGAKQLNNNGVSTNNKNLIIYNWGDYIDPKLIKKFEKQTGYHVIYETFDSNEAMYTKIKQGGTAYDICVPSDYMISKMRKANLLDKIDTKKIPNYKNIGSEFLHHSFDPKNTYSVPYFWGTLGIVYNDKFVKPGQIKHWNDLWSKDYRHNILLVDSARDIMGLSLASMGKSLNTTNSLDLKLAKTKLDGLGPNVKAIISDELKMYMIQNEAAVGVTWSGEARTMLNDNKHLHYVVPPEGSNLWFDNFVIPRTVKNKKGAYAFINFMLDPKNAAQNAEYIGYATPNVKAQELLPKEIKNDKQFYPSKQAMKNLQVYQDLGPKKIQEYNDLFLEFKMYGR, encoded by the coding sequence ATGAAGAAGCTGTTAATTGGAATTGTGACTATTCTATTGGTTTGTTTTGGCTTAGAAGCTGGGGCTAAACAATTAAATAATAATGGTGTTAGCACTAATAATAAAAATTTGATTATCTATAATTGGGGTGATTATATTGACCCCAAGCTAATCAAGAAATTTGAAAAACAAACTGGATATCATGTAATTTATGAAACATTTGATTCTAATGAAGCAATGTACACGAAGATAAAACAAGGTGGTACTGCATACGATATTTGCGTCCCTTCAGACTACATGATTTCAAAAATGCGTAAAGCTAACTTACTTGATAAAATTGACACTAAGAAAATTCCAAATTACAAAAATATTGGGAGTGAGTTTTTACATCACTCTTTTGATCCCAAAAATACCTACTCTGTTCCGTATTTTTGGGGAACGTTAGGGATTGTATATAATGATAAATTTGTAAAACCTGGGCAAATAAAGCATTGGAATGATCTCTGGTCCAAGGATTATCGGCATAATATTTTATTAGTTGATTCTGCTAGAGATATTATGGGACTCTCTTTAGCGTCTATGGGAAAGTCTTTGAATACTACTAATTCCTTAGATCTAAAATTAGCAAAAACAAAGTTGGACGGTCTCGGCCCCAATGTAAAAGCAATTATTTCAGATGAATTAAAAATGTATATGATTCAAAATGAAGCTGCTGTTGGAGTAACGTGGTCTGGCGAGGCTCGTACAATGCTAAACGATAATAAACACTTACATTATGTAGTGCCACCTGAAGGCTCAAACTTATGGTTTGATAATTTTGTCATTCCTAGGACCGTAAAGAATAAAAAAGGTGCTTATGCTTTTATTAATTTTATGCTTGATCCTAAAAATGCTGCTCAGAATGCAGAGTATATCGGGTATGCAACCCCTAATGTAAAAGCTCAAGAATTATTACCAAAGGAAATAAAAAACGATAAACAATTTTATCCAAGTAAACAAGCAATGAAAAATTTACAAGTTTATCAAGACTTAGGTCCAAAGAAAATTCAAGAATATAATGATCTATTTCTCGAATTTAAAATGTATGGTCGATAA
- the cdaA gene encoding diadenylate cyclase CdaA, which translates to MKFNIEQIFTWQNLMNIIDILIVWYIIYRLIMLVRGTKAVQLVKGISLIILVRIVAGLLHLHTLTYFVDQILSWSVIGIIVIFQPEIRRGLEHLGRSPIFGGTTMTEKQAAEKMIGELDKAIQYMSKRRIGALITIQQNTGLEDYIETGIPIDADITGELLINIFIPNTPLHDGAVIIRNNRIAVAAAYLPLSDNSMIPKKLGTRHRAAVGISEVTDAITIVVSEETGGVTITRNSQFMLDLTREEYLKYLNAQLVPKEEEEKPKWYQRIVNHVWNWGSNKK; encoded by the coding sequence ATGAAGTTTAATATTGAGCAAATATTTACCTGGCAAAACCTGATGAATATTATTGATATTTTAATTGTATGGTACATTATTTACCGGTTAATTATGTTGGTAAGAGGGACCAAAGCAGTTCAATTAGTTAAAGGGATATCATTAATTATTCTGGTCAGAATTGTAGCTGGGTTGTTACATTTACATACGTTAACGTATTTTGTCGATCAAATTCTTTCTTGGTCAGTAATTGGAATAATTGTTATTTTCCAGCCAGAAATTAGGCGTGGCTTAGAGCATTTAGGTAGATCACCAATTTTTGGTGGGACTACAATGACTGAAAAGCAAGCTGCTGAAAAGATGATCGGAGAATTAGATAAAGCAATTCAGTATATGTCAAAAAGAAGAATTGGTGCTTTGATCACGATTCAACAAAATACAGGACTAGAGGACTATATTGAAACCGGTATTCCAATTGATGCTGATATCACTGGTGAATTATTAATCAACATTTTTATACCTAATACGCCATTGCACGATGGTGCCGTAATTATTCGCAATAATCGAATAGCAGTTGCTGCAGCTTATTTACCTCTTTCTGATAATAGTATGATTCCTAAAAAACTTGGGACACGTCACCGTGCAGCTGTTGGTATCTCAGAAGTTACCGATGCAATTACTATCGTTGTTTCAGAGGAAACCGGTGGAGTAACTATTACTCGTAATAGCCAGTTTATGCTTGATCTAACTAGAGAAGAATATTTGAAATATTTAAATGCTCAATTAGTTCCAAAAGAGGAAGAAGAAAAGCCAAAGTGGTATCAAAGAATTGTAAATCATGTTTGGAATTGGGGGTCAAATAAAAAATGA
- a CDS encoding ABC transporter ATP-binding protein produces the protein MSDIIKLKHVRKEYDDGFVALKDINLTIESGKFYSLLGPSGSGKTTILRIIAGFSEPTSGQVFFDGQDITNLDAAKRKINTVFQNYALFPHMNVFENVAFGLQIKKKDKQEIKLAVKEALHMVQLDGFANREISELSGGQQQRVAIARAIVNQPKVLLLDESLSALDKRLRKDMQFELREIQKKLGITFIFVTHDQEEALAMSDEIFVLNEGKIQQSGSPVDIYDEPVNDFVARFIGDSNILSGRMIKDYEVEFGNHRFECADAGIKPGEKVEVVLRPEDLDITDIEHGKLRVVVESQLFLGDHFEIKAIDSDENEWLIHSTNPTKIGKEVGVYFDPEDIHVMRFGESEAEFDKRLEAYEGEE, from the coding sequence TTGAGCGATATTATTAAATTAAAGCATGTTCGTAAGGAATATGATGATGGTTTTGTAGCACTAAAGGACATTAATTTAACGATTGAATCGGGAAAATTTTATTCTTTATTAGGACCATCAGGTTCTGGGAAAACTACTATTTTAAGAATAATTGCTGGATTTAGCGAACCAACGAGTGGACAAGTTTTTTTTGATGGACAAGATATTACTAATTTAGATGCTGCTAAAAGAAAAATTAATACTGTTTTTCAAAATTATGCTTTGTTTCCTCATATGAATGTTTTTGAAAATGTGGCATTCGGTTTACAGATCAAGAAAAAGGATAAGCAAGAAATAAAATTAGCTGTTAAAGAAGCTTTACACATGGTTCAATTGGATGGCTTTGCAAACCGAGAAATTTCTGAATTAAGTGGTGGACAGCAGCAACGAGTTGCAATTGCCAGAGCAATTGTTAATCAACCAAAGGTGCTACTTTTAGATGAATCTTTATCTGCCTTAGACAAACGTTTAAGAAAAGATATGCAATTTGAATTACGTGAAATTCAAAAAAAGCTGGGGATTACTTTTATTTTTGTTACTCATGATCAAGAGGAGGCTCTAGCAATGAGTGATGAAATTTTTGTTTTAAATGAAGGGAAAATTCAACAAAGTGGTAGTCCGGTTGATATTTATGATGAACCAGTTAATGACTTTGTTGCTCGCTTTATTGGCGATTCTAATATCTTAAGTGGACGGATGATTAAGGATTATGAAGTGGAATTTGGAAATCATCGTTTTGAATGTGCTGATGCAGGTATTAAACCTGGTGAAAAGGTAGAGGTCGTTTTAAGACCGGAAGATTTAGATATCACTGATATTGAACATGGAAAACTAAGAGTTGTGGTTGAAAGTCAGCTCTTTTTAGGGGATCATTTTGAAATTAAGGCCATTGATAGTGACGAAAATGAATGGTTAATTCACTCCACTAATCCAACTAAAATTGGTAAGGAAGTAGGAGTATATTTTGATCCTGAAGATATTCATGTTATGCGTTTTGGCGAAAGTGAAGCTGAATTTGATAAGCGTTTAGAGGCATATGAAGGAGAGGAGTAA
- a CDS encoding Cof-type HAD-IIB family hydrolase: MIKLIASDMDGTLLNKQMQISSENIAAIKEAQAKGVEFLVATGRAPSESQGILAKAGLHTGFINLNGAMVFNTAGKLIVNEPIPKDQSIKINKLLKYSGFYFEIVAADNVYSDSRLRRIANFSDLLVDLNKKLTFKKAVSFAAGSDEIMRIKYVSDFKDLLEKPDFEAMKFVAFHPDGPKVFKHIREEIGKMGNLIVTASSSTNIEINNIKAQKGIALMDYARLQGYQPNEVMAIGDNLNDESMIRMAGVGVAMENAAPEIKKIANFITKSNNDNGVAYAIRHFCK, encoded by the coding sequence ATGATTAAACTTATTGCAAGTGACATGGACGGCACGTTGTTAAATAAACAAATGCAAATTTCATCTGAAAATATTGCTGCTATAAAAGAAGCACAAGCAAAAGGCGTTGAATTTTTAGTTGCAACAGGTCGGGCGCCTTCCGAATCTCAGGGCATACTTGCTAAAGCCGGACTTCATACCGGATTCATTAATTTGAATGGTGCAATGGTCTTTAATACTGCTGGCAAACTAATTGTAAATGAACCAATTCCTAAAGACCAAAGTATTAAGATCAATAAATTACTCAAATATTCTGGTTTTTACTTTGAAATAGTTGCTGCAGATAATGTTTATTCAGATTCTCGTTTGCGCAGAATTGCTAACTTTTCTGATCTATTAGTTGATCTCAACAAAAAATTAACTTTTAAAAAGGCAGTTTCTTTTGCTGCTGGCTCAGATGAAATCATGAGAATTAAATATGTTTCTGACTTTAAAGATTTGCTTGAAAAACCAGACTTTGAAGCCATGAAATTTGTTGCTTTTCATCCTGATGGCCCTAAAGTATTTAAACATATTCGTGAAGAAATCGGAAAAATGGGTAATTTAATTGTCACTGCGAGTTCTTCTACTAATATCGAAATTAACAATATTAAAGCTCAAAAAGGGATTGCTTTAATGGATTATGCTCGCTTGCAAGGCTACCAACCAAATGAAGTAATGGCCATTGGCGACAATCTTAATGATGAATCAATGATTCGCATGGCTGGCGTAGGTGTAGCAATGGAAAATGCTGCGCCTGAAATCAAGAAAATTGCTAACTTTATTACTAAAAGTAACAATGATAATGGAGTTGCATACGCAATTCGTCATTTTTGTAAATAA